A genomic stretch from Flavobacterium humidisoli includes:
- a CDS encoding phosphoglyceromutase: MKKAILFLFILLSIQSQAQKTENIIIITTDGFRWQEVFKGIDPAIANDKKFNQGDSAYIYKKYSDSDIKEARKKLMPFFWSEIASKGQIYGNRDLGNKVDVANPYWFSYPGYSEIMTGNVDLKVNSNGYKANPNVNVLEFLNQQSKLKGKVAAFGAWDAFDRILNEERSGFPVISAFDKVGGNKPTATQKLLNEMRDNSYKPFHQDECLDVFTHYQALDELKNKKTKVLYIAYGETDEWAHHAQYRSYLDAANQVDKWIQEIWNFVQNDPQYKNKTTLLITVDHGRGDKVKAQWTDHGSDVAGASEIWFAAMGPEIVPKGEIKTNSQLYQKQFAQTLAKIMGYDFKTDHPVETEIKEIFEK, encoded by the coding sequence ATGAAAAAAGCAATTCTATTTCTGTTCATCTTACTAAGCATTCAATCTCAAGCCCAAAAGACAGAAAACATCATTATTATCACTACAGATGGTTTCAGATGGCAAGAAGTCTTTAAAGGCATTGATCCTGCGATTGCCAATGATAAAAAATTCAATCAAGGAGACAGCGCTTACATTTATAAAAAATATAGTGATTCTGATATCAAAGAAGCTCGTAAAAAGCTAATGCCTTTTTTCTGGTCTGAAATCGCTTCGAAAGGTCAGATTTACGGAAATAGAGATTTAGGTAATAAAGTTGATGTAGCCAATCCATATTGGTTTAGTTATCCTGGATATAGTGAAATTATGACTGGAAATGTTGACCTGAAAGTCAATTCAAACGGTTACAAAGCCAATCCAAATGTCAATGTTTTAGAGTTTTTAAATCAACAATCTAAACTAAAAGGAAAAGTTGCCGCTTTTGGCGCGTGGGATGCTTTTGACAGAATCTTGAATGAAGAAAGAAGTGGTTTTCCGGTAATTTCTGCTTTTGATAAAGTAGGAGGAAATAAGCCAACTGCAACGCAAAAACTGCTTAACGAAATGCGTGACAACTCCTATAAGCCTTTTCACCAAGACGAATGTTTAGATGTTTTTACACATTATCAGGCATTAGACGAATTAAAAAACAAAAAAACAAAAGTGCTTTATATTGCCTATGGCGAAACCGACGAGTGGGCGCATCACGCACAATATCGTTCGTATTTAGATGCGGCAAATCAGGTAGACAAATGGATTCAGGAAATCTGGAATTTTGTTCAAAACGATCCACAATACAAAAACAAAACAACTTTATTGATAACCGTAGATCACGGCCGAGGCGACAAAGTAAAAGCGCAATGGACCGATCACGGTTCTGATGTAGCAGGTGCATCTGAAATTTGGTTTGCCGCAATGGGACCCGAAATTGTTCCAAAAGGTGAAATCAAAACAAATTCTCAACTTTATCAGAAACAGTTTGCTCAAACTTTAGCAAAAATTATGGGTTACGATTTCAAAACGGATCATCCTGTAGAAACTGAGATCAAAGAAATTTTCGAGAAATAG
- a CDS encoding DUF4129 domain-containing protein yields the protein MTRLLFILSFLLCCGISQAQDSIPITEDPPKITAIKYTEKDIQIDSGTVEARHFEKNFKKKYTDKEFIYEYKAPEKNWWDHFKHWLARQIFNLFNFSSLKTSLNFVAILFRIIAVLVVIVLIYFIARALTKQEGRWIFGKNANKKTLFYSDAEKNIHLLDFEKLIKESIEAGERRIAIRYYYLWLLKVMAQNNYIEWDIEKTNSDYLYELHNPAHKEEFTYLSYLYNYIWYGEFEIDDLVFRKTENRFKKALKTFGNG from the coding sequence ATGACAAGATTATTATTTATTTTATCTTTTCTTTTGTGCTGTGGTATTTCTCAGGCTCAGGATTCTATTCCTATTACTGAAGATCCTCCAAAAATTACTGCAATTAAATATACCGAAAAGGACATCCAAATAGATTCTGGAACTGTAGAAGCAAGACATTTTGAAAAGAATTTCAAGAAAAAATATACCGATAAAGAATTTATTTACGAATACAAAGCTCCCGAAAAAAATTGGTGGGATCACTTTAAGCATTGGCTAGCAAGGCAAATTTTTAATTTATTTAATTTCAGCAGCCTAAAAACATCGCTAAATTTTGTTGCTATTTTATTCAGAATAATTGCTGTCTTGGTGGTAATTGTTTTGATTTATTTTATTGCAAGAGCCTTAACCAAACAAGAAGGAAGATGGATTTTTGGAAAAAATGCCAACAAAAAAACATTATTCTATTCTGATGCAGAGAAAAACATTCATCTTTTAGATTTTGAAAAACTCATTAAAGAAAGCATCGAGGCGGGCGAAAGAAGAATTGCAATTCGATATTATTATTTATGGCTTTTAAAGGTAATGGCGCAGAATAATTATATTGAATGGGATATCGAAAAAACCAATTCTGATTATTTGTACGAATTGCACAACCCCGCTCATAAAGAAGAGTTCACCTATCTTTCTTATTTATACAATTATATTTGGTACGGCGAATTTGAAATTGACGACCTAGTATTTAGAAAGACTGAAAACAGATTTAAAAAAGCATTAAAAACCTTTGGTAATGGATAA
- a CDS encoding TrmH family RNA methyltransferase, with product MKQITSIQNPFIKSLVLLQEKGKARKQTGTFLIEGQREISLAIKGGYEIETVLFLPELVSESEINKLIQNSFQIIEINKEVYQKLAYRDTTEGILAVARTKSLKLSDLKLSKNPLILVVESLEKPGNIGAVLRTADAANLDAVLIANPKSDLYNPNIVRSSVGCLFTNQIATGTTSEIISFLKEKKINFYSATLQNSTSYHTQNFTTPTALVVGTEATGLTQEWRDEATQNIIIPMQGEIDSMNVSVAAAILIFEAKRQRGF from the coding sequence ATGAAACAAATCACTTCAATTCAAAATCCGTTTATCAAATCTTTGGTTTTACTTCAAGAAAAAGGAAAGGCCAGAAAACAAACTGGAACATTTTTGATTGAAGGGCAACGTGAAATTTCATTGGCCATAAAAGGCGGTTACGAAATCGAAACGGTTTTATTTTTACCCGAATTAGTTTCAGAAAGCGAAATCAATAAACTGATTCAAAATTCTTTTCAAATTATAGAAATCAATAAAGAGGTTTACCAAAAATTGGCGTATCGTGATACAACGGAAGGGATTTTAGCTGTTGCGAGAACCAAATCATTGAAATTATCAGATTTAAAATTATCTAAAAATCCATTGATTTTAGTGGTAGAATCTTTAGAAAAACCAGGCAATATTGGTGCTGTTTTACGTACTGCTGATGCAGCTAATTTAGATGCTGTTTTAATCGCTAATCCAAAAAGTGATTTGTATAACCCTAATATTGTGCGTTCTAGCGTTGGCTGTTTGTTTACCAATCAAATTGCAACAGGAACGACTTCTGAAATAATTTCATTTTTAAAAGAAAAAAAGATCAATTTCTACAGCGCAACTTTGCAAAATTCAACTTCATATCATACTCAAAACTTCACTACTCCAACCGCTTTGGTCGTTGGTACAGAAGCAACAGGTTTAACTCAAGAATGGCGCGACGAAGCCACTCAAAATATCATTATTCCAATGCAAGGAGAAATCGACAGCATGAATGTGTCTGTTGCTGCTGCAATTTTAATTTTCGAAGCAAAAAGACAAAGAGGTTTTTGA
- a CDS encoding DUF58 domain-containing protein: MKFIKSLYLNNFFFYVLIGIIGLFICAFIFPNMYNAVWLLVLGLVTFLGLDILLLYLSRIGLEAERITPEKLSNGDLNPITIHLKNHYTFPISVKIIDEIPFQFQIRDFKIKKTIKAATQKEVGYDLRPTERGEYHFGSLNIYVSSPLRLISRRFSFDNNQMVPTYPSYIQLRKYDLIAFSNNLFQYGIKKIRRIGHTMEFEQIKEYVQGDDLRTLNWKATAKRNSLMVNQYQDEKSQSVYMAIDKGRVMQMPFDGLSLLDYAINSSLVLSNVILKKQDKAGLFSFSKKVENRVFAERRGSQMQKILETLYNVKTDFFESDYSRLYVDIKKNINQRSLIILYTNFETMDGLNRQLPYLKGIAKSHLLVVVFFSNTELNSIINKKTTTIQEVYDKVIAEKFMFEKRLIVNELKKYGIHSVLTQPENLTLDAINKYLEIKSRGIL; the protein is encoded by the coding sequence ATGAAATTCATAAAAAGTCTGTATCTGAACAATTTCTTTTTCTATGTGCTAATAGGCATTATAGGATTGTTTATCTGTGCCTTTATTTTTCCAAATATGTATAATGCAGTTTGGTTATTGGTTTTAGGTTTGGTTACTTTTTTAGGACTTGACATTTTACTTTTATATTTATCGCGAATAGGACTTGAAGCAGAAAGAATTACGCCCGAAAAATTATCGAACGGAGATTTAAATCCAATTACAATCCATCTTAAAAATCATTATACTTTTCCTATTTCTGTTAAGATTATTGATGAAATTCCGTTTCAATTTCAGATTCGTGACTTCAAAATAAAAAAAACAATAAAAGCAGCCACGCAAAAAGAAGTTGGTTACGATCTACGTCCAACAGAACGTGGAGAATACCATTTCGGTTCTTTAAACATTTACGTTTCCTCGCCTTTAAGACTTATTTCTAGAAGATTTTCTTTTGATAATAATCAAATGGTTCCAACCTATCCTTCTTATATTCAATTAAGAAAATACGATTTGATTGCTTTTTCAAACAATCTATTTCAATACGGAATCAAAAAAATACGCCGAATAGGCCATACTATGGAATTTGAGCAGATCAAGGAATATGTCCAGGGAGATGATTTACGAACATTGAACTGGAAAGCGACTGCAAAAAGAAACTCCTTGATGGTGAATCAGTATCAGGATGAAAAATCGCAGTCGGTTTATATGGCAATCGACAAAGGTCGTGTCATGCAAATGCCTTTTGACGGATTAAGTTTGTTGGATTATGCTATTAATTCTTCTTTAGTTTTATCAAATGTGATTCTGAAAAAACAGGACAAAGCGGGACTATTTTCTTTTTCTAAAAAAGTAGAAAATAGAGTTTTTGCAGAAAGAAGAGGTTCTCAAATGCAAAAGATCCTAGAAACTTTATACAACGTAAAAACCGATTTTTTCGAAAGCGATTACAGCCGATTATATGTTGACATTAAGAAAAATATCAATCAGAGAAGTTTAATTATTCTGTACACGAATTTTGAAACAATGGACGGTCTAAATCGCCAATTGCCTTATTTAAAAGGAATTGCAAAAAGCCATTTATTGGTTGTGGTTTTCTTTAGCAATACAGAATTAAACAGCATCATCAATAAAAAAACAACTACAATTCAGGAAGTTTACGACAAAGTAATTGCCGAAAAATTCATGTTCGAAAAACGATTAATTGTAAACGAATTGAAGAAATACGGAATACATTCTGTCTTAACACAACCAGAAAATCTTACTCTTGACGCTATTAATAAATATCTGGAGATTAAGTCGAGAGGGATTTTATAG
- a CDS encoding DUF4350 domain-containing protein: protein MDNKVKIYIAILVLIFGITLLVDKGQPKPIDWTPTYSVDDKIPFGLYIFDHEADGLFKQKVERISTQTPYEYLDSQYDARENVETYKIKGTFVNISEVNNIDEQSMKEILYFVSHGNNAFLSMKVFPKVLLDSLKIELKTDFMPVDSVSVWMANKKVNSKKYTLNTGLSDYFSKIDTLNTKVLGYQNSTKNKRQINFIEVPYKNGYLYLHTQPVAFTNYNLLKKNYYQYTENLVSYIPKGNIFWYNKSFNDQRISSSPLRYIWSQPALKSAWYLGIIGIIIFMIFNAKRKQRIVPIIKPLQNLTVEFTKTVGNLYYQEGDHTNIIDKKIIYFLEKIRTDYLLDTTKLDDDFITKLHYKTGKDEKDIRDLVQLINDHRNSYHGSLEEDLLRINKAIEKILH from the coding sequence ATGGATAATAAAGTTAAAATATACATTGCTATTCTGGTTTTAATTTTCGGAATAACATTATTAGTAGACAAAGGACAGCCAAAACCTATTGATTGGACGCCTACGTACTCTGTTGATGATAAAATTCCGTTTGGTTTATACATTTTTGATCATGAAGCAGACGGACTTTTCAAACAAAAAGTAGAAAGAATTTCGACACAAACTCCTTACGAATACCTAGATTCGCAATACGATGCAAGAGAGAATGTAGAAACGTATAAAATAAAAGGAACTTTTGTTAACATTTCTGAAGTAAATAATATTGACGAGCAGTCAATGAAAGAAATTTTATATTTTGTTTCTCACGGAAATAATGCTTTTCTAAGTATGAAAGTATTTCCGAAAGTATTGCTGGATTCTTTAAAAATAGAATTAAAAACTGATTTTATGCCCGTTGACAGCGTTTCGGTTTGGATGGCAAATAAAAAAGTAAACTCTAAAAAATATACTCTTAATACAGGGTTAAGCGATTACTTTTCAAAAATAGACACTTTAAACACTAAAGTTTTAGGCTATCAAAATAGTACTAAAAACAAAAGACAAATCAATTTTATAGAAGTGCCTTATAAAAATGGTTATCTCTATCTGCACACGCAGCCAGTAGCTTTTACCAATTACAATCTGCTGAAAAAAAACTATTATCAGTACACCGAAAATCTAGTCTCCTATATTCCAAAAGGAAATATTTTTTGGTACAATAAAAGCTTTAACGACCAACGAATTTCAAGTTCTCCGTTGCGATATATCTGGAGTCAGCCCGCTTTAAAATCGGCTTGGTATTTAGGCATAATCGGAATTATTATTTTTATGATTTTCAATGCAAAACGAAAACAACGCATTGTTCCGATTATAAAACCGTTACAGAATTTAACTGTTGAATTTACCAAAACAGTTGGAAATCTATATTATCAGGAAGGTGATCACACTAATATTATTGATAAAAAGATTATTTACTTTTTAGAAAAAATTAGAACCGATTACTTGCTTGATACCACCAAACTCGATGACGATTTTATAACTAAATTACATTATAAAACAGGAAAAGACGAAAAAGATATTCGAGACTTGGTGCAATTAATTAATGACCACCGAAATAGTTATCACGGAAGTCTAGAAGAAGACCTTCTCAGAATAAACAAAGCAATAGAAAAGATTTTACATTAA
- a CDS encoding AAA family ATPase, whose translation MDDINTTSSEITNENVNFETRINLAPLLEHVNTIKKEIETVIVGQHKMVDQLLVAILSNGHVLLEGVPGVAKTITAKLLAKTLNIGFSRIQFTPDLMPSDILGTSIFNLKNSEFEFKKGPIFSNLILIDEINRAPAKTQAALFEVMEERQITIDGSGYQLETPFLVIATQNPIEQEGTYRLPEAQLDRFLFKITIDYPKLNEEILIIQREHSLQDHGKLDAIKTILSSDEIKQYQGLVKQIRVEQNLLEYIARIVVNTRENAFLYLGASPRASIAILNASKGFAAIRGRDFVTPEDIKEAAIPVLQHRVIVAPEREMEGITSSEIIKQIIETVEIPR comes from the coding sequence ATGGACGATATCAATACAACATCAAGTGAAATCACAAACGAAAATGTGAATTTTGAAACGAGAATTAACTTAGCGCCTCTATTAGAACACGTAAACACGATTAAGAAAGAAATAGAAACGGTAATTGTTGGTCAGCACAAAATGGTTGATCAGCTTTTGGTGGCTATTTTATCAAACGGTCACGTTCTTTTAGAAGGTGTTCCTGGAGTTGCCAAAACAATTACGGCTAAATTATTGGCTAAAACGTTAAACATTGGTTTCAGTAGAATACAGTTTACGCCCGATTTAATGCCTTCTGATATCCTAGGAACTTCAATTTTCAATCTGAAAAACTCAGAATTTGAATTCAAAAAAGGGCCAATTTTTTCTAATTTGATTTTAATTGATGAGATCAATCGTGCTCCTGCAAAAACACAGGCTGCTCTTTTTGAAGTTATGGAAGAACGCCAAATTACAATCGACGGATCTGGTTATCAATTAGAAACTCCGTTTTTGGTAATTGCAACGCAAAACCCAATTGAACAAGAAGGCACGTATCGTTTGCCTGAAGCGCAATTGGACCGTTTTCTCTTCAAGATCACTATCGATTATCCAAAATTAAACGAAGAAATTTTGATCATTCAGAGAGAACATTCTTTACAAGATCACGGAAAATTAGATGCGATAAAAACAATTCTTTCTTCTGATGAAATTAAGCAATATCAAGGTTTAGTAAAACAAATTAGAGTAGAACAAAACTTACTCGAATACATTGCCAGAATCGTGGTTAATACACGCGAAAATGCCTTTTTATATTTAGGAGCTTCGCCTCGTGCTTCGATTGCTATTTTGAACGCCTCAAAAGGTTTTGCTGCAATCCGCGGACGTGATTTCGTTACGCCTGAGGACATTAAAGAAGCTGCAATTCCTGTTTTACAGCATCGTGTTATTGTTGCGCCTGAACGTGAAATGGAAGGAATTACAAGCTCTGAAATTATTAAACAGATTATCGAAACAGTAGAAATTCCGAGATAA